From a single Micromonospora pallida genomic region:
- a CDS encoding DUF58 domain-containing protein: MTGTPAGPSPDPETPRAWVPTRALGRAVLLTGLLLVAGVVLGRVDLVVLAAPFALGTAYALRRQPAAPPQVWPGAAEGHLVEGGDLAATVTVGNPDRTGYDLAVVRTRVSPWLRVERAGFDADAPHQGPADRPFATFVPAGTAVDLTLAGTALRWGRHAVGPAGVRAATADGLLLSRVVVAEPARLTVYPKTEPFEAVEAMPRAAGLVGAHHSRRPGEGGELAGVRVFTPGDRLRRIDWRISLRAKQLHVAATLSDRDAEVVLLLDVLAEAGRSGGVHGAASVLDTTVRAAAAIGEHYLHRGDRVAMLEFGPTARRLRPATGRRQYLTLLEWLLDVRAEGWPDEADDQIFGPQLLSSDALVVVLTPLLQERSAQMLAQLARSGRFVVAVDTLPADLPPPTGRRDWAEVAFRLWRLDRDVMVEQLREHGVPVVRWAGAGSLDQVLRDVARLATAPRAGAR; the protein is encoded by the coding sequence TTGACCGGTACGCCCGCCGGGCCGTCCCCGGATCCGGAGACCCCGCGCGCCTGGGTGCCCACCCGGGCGCTCGGCCGGGCGGTGCTGCTCACCGGGTTGTTGCTGGTGGCCGGGGTGGTGCTCGGCCGGGTCGACCTGGTGGTGCTGGCCGCCCCGTTCGCGCTCGGCACCGCGTACGCGTTGCGTCGCCAGCCGGCCGCCCCGCCGCAGGTGTGGCCCGGCGCGGCCGAGGGACACCTGGTCGAGGGCGGTGACCTCGCCGCGACGGTGACCGTGGGCAACCCGGACCGGACGGGCTACGACCTGGCGGTGGTCCGTACCCGGGTCTCGCCGTGGCTGCGCGTCGAGCGCGCCGGGTTCGACGCGGACGCGCCGCACCAGGGGCCGGCCGACCGCCCCTTCGCGACCTTCGTCCCGGCCGGTACGGCGGTCGACCTGACGCTGGCCGGCACCGCGTTGCGCTGGGGCCGGCACGCGGTCGGTCCGGCCGGCGTACGGGCCGCCACTGCCGACGGGCTGTTGCTTTCCCGGGTGGTGGTCGCCGAACCGGCACGGTTGACGGTCTACCCGAAGACCGAGCCGTTCGAGGCGGTGGAGGCGATGCCCCGGGCCGCCGGCCTGGTCGGGGCGCACCACTCCCGTCGCCCCGGCGAGGGCGGTGAGCTGGCCGGGGTACGGGTGTTCACCCCCGGTGACCGGCTTCGCCGCATCGACTGGCGGATCTCCCTACGGGCGAAGCAACTGCACGTCGCGGCGACCCTCTCCGACCGGGACGCCGAGGTGGTGCTCCTGCTCGACGTGCTCGCCGAGGCGGGGCGCTCCGGCGGCGTCCACGGTGCCGCCTCGGTGCTGGACACCACGGTCCGGGCCGCCGCCGCGATCGGCGAGCACTACCTGCACCGGGGTGACCGGGTGGCGATGCTGGAGTTCGGCCCGACCGCCCGGCGACTGCGTCCCGCCACCGGCCGCCGGCAGTACCTCACCCTGCTCGAGTGGCTGCTCGACGTACGTGCCGAGGGCTGGCCGGACGAGGCGGACGACCAGATCTTCGGTCCGCAGTTGCTCTCCTCGGACGCGCTGGTGGTGGTGCTCACCCCGCTATTGCAGGAGCGGTCCGCGCAGATGCTCGCCCAGCTCGCCCGCTCCGGCCGGTTCGTGGTGGCGGTGGATACCCTCCCCGCCGACCTGCCCCCGCCAACCGGGCGGCGGGACTGGGCCGAGGTGGCGTTCCGCCTCTGGCGACTGGACCGGGACGTGATGGTCGAGCAGTTGCGCGAGCACGGCGTACCGGTGGTGCGCTGGGCCGGCGCCGGCAGCCTGGACCAGGTGCTCCGGGACGTGGCCCGCCTCGCCACCGCCCCCCGGGCGGGTGCCCGGTGA
- a CDS encoding AAA family ATPase — MNDVDRIVTPAEAGRLARAVLDAVGSVVVGKRDALELVLAGILAGGHVLLEDLPGLGKTLTARSFAQALGLNFRRLQFTPDLLPADVTGSFLYDQRSGDFTFRAGPLFTNLLLADEINRTPPKTQSALLEAMQEKQVSVEGVTYRLDEPFHVLATANPIEYEGTYPLPEAQLDRFLLRVSFGYPEREEEWEVLRRRMARRREEAEIEPIVDAPTLRAMQAALENVAVEDSVGRYMVELAAATRDHPSVLVGASPRGSLALLLLARARAAFAGRDYVVPEDVKDVAVPALAHRITLRPEMWLRRVDPSFVVGEVLDATPAPASGALPSYAAGGAAR; from the coding sequence ATGAACGACGTGGACCGGATCGTCACGCCCGCCGAGGCCGGCCGGCTGGCCCGCGCGGTGCTCGACGCGGTGGGCTCGGTCGTGGTCGGCAAGCGCGACGCGTTGGAGCTGGTCCTCGCCGGGATCCTGGCCGGTGGGCACGTACTGCTGGAGGACCTGCCGGGGCTGGGTAAGACGCTCACCGCGCGCTCCTTCGCGCAGGCCCTCGGGCTGAACTTCCGTCGGTTGCAGTTCACCCCCGACCTGCTGCCCGCCGACGTCACCGGCTCCTTCCTCTACGACCAGCGCAGCGGCGACTTCACCTTCCGGGCCGGTCCGCTCTTCACCAACCTGCTCCTCGCCGACGAGATCAACCGGACCCCGCCGAAGACCCAGTCCGCGCTGCTGGAGGCGATGCAGGAGAAGCAGGTCTCGGTGGAGGGCGTCACCTACCGGCTGGACGAGCCGTTCCACGTGCTCGCCACTGCCAACCCGATCGAGTACGAGGGCACCTACCCGCTGCCCGAGGCGCAGCTCGACCGGTTCCTGCTCCGGGTTTCCTTCGGCTACCCGGAGCGCGAGGAGGAGTGGGAGGTGCTGCGCCGGCGGATGGCCCGCCGCCGCGAGGAGGCCGAGATCGAGCCGATCGTCGACGCGCCCACGCTGCGCGCCATGCAGGCCGCCCTGGAGAACGTGGCGGTGGAGGACTCCGTCGGCCGGTACATGGTCGAGCTGGCCGCGGCCACCCGGGACCACCCGTCCGTGCTGGTCGGCGCGTCGCCGCGTGGGTCGCTGGCGTTGCTGCTGCTGGCCCGGGCGCGGGCCGCGTTCGCCGGTCGGGACTATGTGGTGCCGGAGGACGTCAAGGACGTCGCCGTGCCGGCCCTGGCGCACCGGATCACGCTCCGCCCGGAGATGTGGCTGCGCCGGGTCGACCCGTCGTTCGTCGTGGGCGAGGTCCTCGACGCCACCCCGGCGCCGGCCAGTGGCGCGCTGCCCAGCTACGCGGCCGGTGGGGCCGCACGTTGA